The Candidatus Hydrogenedentota bacterium genome window below encodes:
- a CDS encoding sialidase family protein: MNAGATLIGWIICVLALSGSPYAAEGEKPPAADIPAPAGRTEASAGQIEIAGDFMLWDENVPLPSPESLTYPDQAVDVMVHRMDEEFRFLHDNAVVWHKDILFAAWYNCPRAEIAESSCIRSRRSLDAGRTWSNVEVIAADYNAQGVFYVPVTFLSYSGQLLAFVSNMAGHDLVTRCEAFSLNESDNQWASRGYIAGPFLPNCPPLLMDDGNFIMAGRMAARRATTPETPAVAISSGKDLTGRWDVVPMMAGISRPYTAFPESTVWLDGPDVTAIVRGGLVFTSSNFGRTWRGPFQHNVPAEDSKPFALQLSTGQRCLLWNYPKSPGSTRHLLTIAVSRPGEHTLSAMWKIRDGYLEQLQAGPEWSYPCAAEHQGSLYIIYTSEKKHSVMTIVPLNAIGVKTR, translated from the coding sequence GCAGGCGCCACATTGATAGGATGGATAATATGTGTCTTAGCGCTCAGTGGCAGCCCATATGCCGCCGAGGGAGAGAAGCCGCCTGCGGCAGACATTCCCGCCCCTGCCGGCCGTACGGAAGCGAGCGCCGGCCAGATAGAGATCGCAGGGGATTTCATGTTGTGGGACGAGAATGTGCCGCTCCCATCGCCGGAAAGTCTCACGTATCCGGATCAAGCCGTCGACGTCATGGTCCATCGGATGGACGAAGAATTCCGGTTCCTGCATGACAATGCCGTCGTGTGGCACAAAGACATTCTTTTCGCGGCCTGGTACAACTGTCCAAGAGCAGAGATCGCGGAGTCCTCGTGTATCCGTTCCAGACGCTCGCTGGATGCGGGCAGAACATGGTCGAACGTGGAGGTCATCGCGGCGGACTACAACGCTCAAGGCGTTTTCTATGTGCCGGTAACCTTTCTCTCCTACAGCGGACAGCTTCTGGCTTTCGTCTCGAATATGGCGGGCCATGATCTTGTCACGCGGTGCGAAGCCTTCAGTCTGAACGAATCGGACAACCAGTGGGCATCCCGTGGCTATATTGCGGGCCCGTTCCTGCCGAATTGTCCGCCGCTGTTGATGGACGATGGCAATTTCATCATGGCGGGGCGCATGGCGGCTAGACGGGCGACTACGCCGGAGACGCCCGCGGTGGCCATCTCGTCCGGAAAGGATTTAACCGGCCGATGGGATGTAGTTCCGATGATGGCCGGAATTTCCAGGCCCTATACCGCCTTCCCAGAGAGCACCGTCTGGCTGGACGGACCCGATGTCACTGCCATCGTTCGCGGCGGATTGGTTTTCACCAGCAGCAACTTCGGCAGGACGTGGCGCGGCCCGTTCCAACACAACGTACCCGCGGAAGACAGTAAACCCTTCGCGCTTCAACTCAGCACCGGCCAACGCTGTCTTCTGTGGAATTATCCAAAGTCGCCCGGAAGCACCCGCCACCTGCTCACCATCGCGGTCAGCCGCCCCGGCGAACACACGCTGTCTGCTATGTGGAAAATCCGCGACGGGTACCTCGAACAATTGCAGGCTGGGCCAGAATGGTCCTATCCCTGCGCGGCTGAACACCAAGGCTCCCTCTACATTATCTACACCTCGGAAAAGAAGCACAGCGTGATGACAATAGTTCCGCTGAACGCAATCGGCGTGAAAACGAGATGA
- a CDS encoding CocE/NonD family hydrolase: MVVHRCSPKWPVWGEVVVCLFALLLGGAQAATITLSGTVTDLDTGAPIVAGSVGATRVASLGAGQPDALIPVEATTSTNASGQYVFQIDSSTPNLDRVLVFTRVSGAANRLYDGVPFAGNTPTHADVAKPGVVEINFSQSVSGINFAIENTSSKTTYLLAMSDGICLATDVYLPPGDGPWPVILYRTTYGRTSDNVGAWPSWNSQGYACVTQDIRGCYDSEDIFRGYFDDGWGENQDGFETCEWIQAQDWCNGKICTLGGSARGISQNFLASSLPSGLVCQSIEVAASNLYTQSTFQGGAYRHELAEGWMAGRGPESLQYLHEVILARPYYDDEFWPYLNPETRYHLINWPIVNRGGWYDCFQRGTINNFLLIQHNGQPNAEGKQRLIIGPYGHGSGGEFSWPANCYSAPAAYGNTTRWFDYWVKGAENGVMDQPPVCYYVLGDVDHPEGPGNEWRFADDWPVPATEVPMYFHDAGLLSSTPPAAAEASNTYGYDPVDPVPTHGGANLSIANGPHDQNPQLSRSDVIVFTTPVLDSYVEITGTVLVRLYASSSAVDTDFTAKLCDVYPDGASMLVCDGIIRARHRNTQRYSEFMTPGTVYEFEIDLWDTCIVFNAGHRIRVAISSSNYPRFDANPNTGEPFNEHTHTVPATNTLYHDAAHPSHILFRVTGPDSNGDGVPDPADVDNDGLPDTFEWPIINYDPDDAVAALADVLPGDDFDQDGYTNAEEYIHGTNPLDDGDFPGPPSVDFTADVNSGYAPLTVQFTDQSANNPTSWLWDFGDGSGASTDQNPMHTYEAAGLYTVSLTAENQFGSNSVTKTGFIEVVARTIRADRSFWYYKYLPGSTLDVTVTVHNDGPGDISVLKLEERIPSGWSYDSVVSGAVPDSVPAQGATGTLLFEWLNVPAFPAGLTFRVSVPSGQTGDATFSGGVLYQRSGGVEQAAAIGGLGTVAERIHHSLDHSPADGFISVSEILRVIQFYNLSGYHCATGTEDGYEPGPPGAPDMTCAPHDCDYNPQDWQSGVSEILRVIQFYNLGGCHVAEDTEDGYAPGAAPVGTGMALRADADAGPSGDGTQPALEAARSMAAAGGAIEVGVTLTHIGDEPISALGLVETLPPGWVFDSLGDDIEPPVIAPVQGDSGELDFVWIAVPQFPATVRYSIHAEPGAASVTGIDGVALYRTSGPEQQAKVAYAPFDINGDGNVDAADLQLVVNAALNIGQPPNGDVDASGAVNAVDVQLVVNAILS; encoded by the coding sequence ATGGTTGTTCATCGCTGCTCTCCAAAGTGGCCGGTCTGGGGTGAAGTTGTTGTATGCCTGTTCGCGTTACTGCTTGGGGGCGCGCAGGCAGCAACCATTACGCTCTCTGGGACAGTGACGGATTTGGACACGGGAGCCCCCATTGTCGCGGGGAGTGTGGGAGCAACGCGCGTTGCCAGCCTGGGCGCCGGACAGCCGGACGCCCTTATTCCCGTAGAAGCCACGACCTCGACCAATGCCTCCGGGCAGTACGTTTTCCAGATTGACAGCAGTACTCCCAACCTCGACCGTGTACTGGTCTTCACCCGTGTTTCCGGAGCCGCCAACCGCCTGTATGACGGTGTTCCATTTGCCGGAAACACCCCCACCCATGCGGATGTAGCGAAACCCGGCGTGGTGGAAATCAACTTTTCCCAGAGCGTCAGCGGGATCAATTTCGCTATCGAGAATACTTCGAGCAAGACGACCTACTTGCTCGCGATGAGCGACGGAATATGCCTGGCGACCGATGTGTATCTGCCGCCGGGCGATGGCCCCTGGCCCGTCATCCTCTACCGAACCACCTACGGGAGGACAAGCGACAATGTCGGAGCGTGGCCCTCTTGGAACAGCCAGGGGTATGCGTGCGTTACGCAAGACATACGCGGCTGTTACGACTCCGAGGATATTTTCCGTGGCTACTTCGATGATGGCTGGGGCGAGAATCAGGACGGATTCGAGACGTGCGAGTGGATTCAAGCCCAGGACTGGTGCAACGGAAAGATCTGTACGTTGGGAGGCAGCGCCCGCGGGATCTCGCAGAACTTCCTGGCCAGCAGTCTCCCTTCGGGCTTGGTATGCCAAAGCATCGAAGTGGCCGCATCAAACCTGTACACGCAGTCTACCTTCCAGGGCGGAGCTTATCGGCATGAGCTGGCGGAGGGATGGATGGCGGGACGCGGTCCGGAGTCCCTGCAGTATCTGCATGAGGTCATCCTTGCGCGCCCCTACTACGACGATGAGTTTTGGCCCTATCTCAATCCTGAAACCCGCTATCATCTCATCAATTGGCCCATTGTCAATCGCGGCGGCTGGTACGATTGCTTTCAGCGCGGAACAATCAACAACTTCCTCCTAATCCAACATAACGGCCAGCCCAACGCCGAAGGCAAACAAAGGCTCATCATCGGGCCTTACGGCCACGGAAGCGGCGGTGAATTCAGTTGGCCGGCCAATTGTTACTCCGCGCCCGCTGCTTACGGCAACACCACGCGCTGGTTCGACTACTGGGTCAAGGGAGCCGAGAACGGCGTCATGGACCAGCCCCCGGTATGCTATTACGTGCTGGGCGACGTGGACCACCCTGAAGGGCCGGGCAACGAATGGCGGTTTGCCGACGACTGGCCCGTTCCCGCCACCGAAGTGCCTATGTACTTCCACGATGCCGGCCTCCTGAGCTCCACGCCCCCGGCCGCCGCGGAAGCAAGCAACACGTACGGGTACGACCCGGTCGATCCCGTGCCGACACACGGCGGCGCCAATCTGAGCATCGCGAACGGACCCCACGATCAGAATCCGCAGCTGAGCCGAAGCGACGTCATCGTGTTCACCACGCCGGTCTTGGACAGCTACGTCGAGATCACGGGGACGGTGCTCGTCCGGTTGTATGCTTCCAGCAGCGCGGTGGACACCGATTTTACGGCGAAGCTGTGCGACGTGTATCCCGACGGCGCCTCGATGCTGGTCTGCGATGGGATCATCCGCGCACGCCACCGCAACACCCAGCGTTACAGTGAATTCATGACACCGGGAACCGTCTATGAGTTCGAGATTGACCTTTGGGACACATGCATCGTGTTCAACGCCGGCCACCGAATCCGCGTGGCCATTTCGAGCAGTAATTACCCCCGCTTCGATGCGAATCCCAACACCGGCGAGCCGTTCAACGAGCATACGCACACCGTTCCGGCTACCAATACGCTCTACCACGACGCGGCTCATCCCTCTCACATCTTGTTCCGGGTAACTGGGCCGGATTCCAACGGCGACGGTGTCCCGGACCCCGCCGACGTCGACAATGACGGCCTGCCTGATACGTTTGAGTGGCCGATCATCAACTACGACCCGGACGACGCTGTCGCGGCGCTTGCCGATGTGCTTCCCGGCGACGACTTCGACCAGGATGGCTACACGAACGCGGAAGAGTATATCCATGGCACAAACCCGCTTGATGACGGGGACTTCCCCGGCCCCCCTTCCGTGGATTTCACGGCTGATGTGAACTCGGGGTATGCGCCGTTGACCGTACAGTTTACGGACCAGTCCGCGAACAACCCCACATCGTGGCTTTGGGATTTCGGGGACGGAAGCGGAGCCAGCACCGACCAGAACCCAATGCATACCTATGAGGCCGCGGGCTTGTACACCGTCAGCTTGACCGCTGAGAACCAGTTTGGCTCAAATTCCGTTACCAAGACTGGGTTTATAGAAGTGGTGGCGCGGACCATACGCGCGGACCGGTCATTCTGGTACTACAAGTATCTGCCGGGCAGCACCCTGGATGTAACCGTGACCGTTCACAATGACGGCCCGGGCGACATCTCCGTTCTGAAGCTCGAGGAAAGAATCCCATCTGGCTGGTCCTATGATTCCGTGGTCAGCGGGGCTGTGCCGGATAGCGTACCGGCTCAAGGCGCCACAGGCACGCTCTTGTTCGAGTGGCTCAACGTTCCCGCGTTTCCGGCTGGGTTGACCTTCCGGGTAAGTGTCCCGTCAGGCCAAACGGGCGACGCCACCTTCTCCGGCGGCGTGCTGTACCAGCGGTCCGGCGGCGTTGAACAAGCGGCGGCAATTGGCGGCCTGGGTACGGTAGCCGAGCGCATACACCATTCGCTTGACCATAGTCCCGCCGACGGTTTCATAAGTGTTTCGGAGATCCTGCGCGTAATCCAGTTCTACAACCTCAGCGGCTATCATTGCGCCACCGGAACGGAAGACGGATACGAGCCCGGCCCTCCGGGCGCCCCGGACATGACCTGCGCGCCGCACGACTGCGACTACAATCCGCAGGACTGGCAGAGCGGCGTGTCGGAGATCCTGCGCGTAATCCAGTTCTACAATCTGGGCGGCTGCCATGTTGCTGAGGATACGGAAGACGGGTACGCTCCGGGCGCCGCCCCCGTGGGAACAGGCATGGCCCTCCGGGCCGATGCTGATGCCGGCCCATCCGGGGACGGCACCCAGCCGGCCCTCGAAGCTGCGCGCAGCATGGCCGCCGCCGGGGGCGCCATTGAAGTAGGAGTGACCCTCACCCACATCGGCGACGAGCCGATCTCGGCCCTGGGGCTTGTGGAAACGCTGCCGCCCGGATGGGTCTTCGACAGCCTCGGCGATGACATCGAACCGCCCGTGATCGCGCCCGTTCAGGGCGACTCGGGCGAACTGGACTTTGTCTGGATTGCGGTGCCTCAGTTTCCGGCCACGGTGAGATACAGCATACACGCGGAACCGGGCGCGGCCAGCGTGACCGGCATTGACGGCGTGGCCTTGTATCGCACTTCCGGTCCTGAGCAGCAGGCAAAAGTCGCTTACGCGCCCTTCGATATTAACGGCGATGGCAATGTCGACGCGGCAGACCTCCAGCTGGTCGTTAACGCCGCGCTCAATATCGGCCAACCACCGAATGGTGACGTGGACGCTTCAGGAGCCGTCAACGCCGTGGATGTGCAGCTCGTTGTCAATGCCATCCTGAGCTGA